The genomic stretch CAGCACCCGACCGCGCACCTCGGACTTGGTCAGCGAGCGGAAGGCGGCCGACAGCTCCTTCTCCCGGCCCTCGAAACGCGGGCCGACCTCCTCCAGCAGGCGGGCCTTGACCGCGTCCAGGGCCTCCTCGCGGTCCGCCTTGCCGGCGATCTGCAGGGCCTCGGCGACATCGGCGCGAGCGAACTCGGCGACCGCGTCGTACGCGTCGTTCTGGTACTCCAGGAACACCGGGAACTCGGCGACCGGCTTGGCGGCCACCTCGGCCAGCTCGCTCTGCGCGCGGCACAGCTCACGGATGGCCGGCTTGGCGGCCTCCAGGCCGCTGGCCACGATCTCCTCGGTCGGCGCGGGTGCGCCACCGGCGACCAGGCTCACGGTGTGCTCGGTGGCCTCGGCCTCGACCATCATGATCGCGACATCGCCGTCGGCCAGGGCGCGACCGGCCACCACCATGTCGAAGGTGGCCCGGCTCAGCTCCTCGTGGGTCGGGAAGGCGACCCACTGACCGTCGACGTGGGCCATCCGGGTGGCCCCGATCGGACCGGAGAACGGCAGGCCGGAGAGCTTCGTCGACATCGAGGCGGCGTTGATCGCCACCACGTCGTACGGGTGCTGCGGGTCGAGCGCGAGGATGGTCTCGACGACCTGCACCTCGTTGCGCAGGCCCTTGACGAACGAGGGGCGCAGTGGCCGGTCGATCAGGCGGCAGGTGAGGATGGCGTCCTCGCTGGGGCGACCCTCACGGCGGAAGAACGAGCCGGGGATCCGGCCCGCGGCGTACATCCGCTCCTCGACGTCGACGGTCAGCGGGAAGAAGTCGAACTGCTCCTTCGGCTGCTTGCCGGCGGTGGTGGCGGAGAGGACGACCGTCTCGCCGAGCTGGGCGATGACGGAGCCGGCGGCCTGGCGGGCCAGCCGACCGGTGGAGAAGGTGATCTCGCGGGTGCCGAACGACCCGTTGTCGATCACGGCGGTGCGGATCTCGGTGCCGAGTTTGGTCTCGGTCATGGTGCGGCAATGCTCCTTCGCATCGGGGGCCACGACGCGGGAGCTGTGCGGACGGCCGGTCTTCGATCGAAGCGCCCGGTGCCACCGGCGGATGCCGGGGCCTCCGGAGGCCACTACCGGAGACCGGTACGCCGACGGCTCCCCTTGTCTCAGGTGCGCGCGGCCCGTGTCTCGGATGGGACGCGGACGGGGGGAGCGGCCCGTCGGGCCGCTCCCCCCGTCACGTCACCGACGCAGACCGAGTCGCTCGATGAGCGACCGGTAGCGGTTGATGTCCTTCTTCTGCACGTAGTTGAGCAACCGACGGCGACGGCCGACCAGCAGCAGCAGCCCACGGCGGCTGTGGTGGTCGTGCTTGTGCACCTTCAGGTGCTCGGTGAGCTCGGCGATCCGCTTGGTGAGGACCGCGACCTGCACCTCGGGCGACCCGGTGTCACCCTCGGCGGTCGCGTACTCTTCGCGGATCTTGGCCTTGGCCTGCTGGTCGAGCGCCATGTTCTCCCTGTTCTGATGGGTTGTCGATACGGTTCGTCGGGCCGGGCTAGGGCACCGGCGACGAACGGCCTTCGCGCCCGCGGCGTCGAGCAGGCAGCGAGGCCCCACGTCGGTCAGCCGACGTCCACGCCAGCCTACCAGCACCTGGTCGGGATCGCCCTGACGAGCCCTCAGCCCAGCGCCCGGCGCGTCTGCGCGACGTCCTCGGCGATCTGGGCGACCAGCGGTTCGATCGCGTCGTACCGGACCTGCCCGCGCAGGCGGGACACGAAGTCCAGGGCGAGCCGCTCGCCGTAGAGGTCGCCGTCGAAGTCCAGCGCGTACGCCTCGACCCGCCGCTCCCGCCCGGAGAAGGTCGGGTTGGTGCCGATCGAGACCGCGGCGGACAGCGGGTGTCGCTGCCCCCGACGCATCATCCGGGCCGCGTAGATGCCGTCCGCCGGGACCGCCGCGTACCGGTGGCAGAGCAGGTTCGCCGTGGGGAAGCCCAGCTCCCGGCCGCGCTGGTCACCCCGGACCACGACCCCCTCCAGCCGGTGCGGGCGGCCCAGCGCGACCGCTGCGGCGGCCACGTCGCCCGCGTCGACGCAGGAACGGATGTACGTCGACGAGAAGACCGTCCCGGCCTCGGACACCAGCGGAGCGTCCTCGACGGCGAACCCGAACGTCCGGCCGAGCCGGTCGAGCAGGGCGACGTCCCCGGCCGCCCGGTGCCCGAACCGGAAGTTGTCCCCCACCACCACCAGCGCGGCGTGCAGGTGCGCGACCAGGATGTCGTGCACGAACGC from Micromonospora craniellae encodes the following:
- the rpsO gene encoding 30S ribosomal protein S15, encoding MALDQQAKAKIREEYATAEGDTGSPEVQVAVLTKRIAELTEHLKVHKHDHHSRRGLLLLVGRRRRLLNYVQKKDINRYRSLIERLGLRR
- a CDS encoding bifunctional riboflavin kinase/FAD synthetase; this translates as MQRWRGFDAVPGGWGRSVVTIGVFDGVHKGHQATIGHTVARARELGVQSVVVTFDPHPAEVVRPGSHPAVLTEPARKAELIESLGVDVLCVVPFTAEFSRLPAEAFVHDILVAHLHAALVVVGDNFRFGHRAAGDVALLDRLGRTFGFAVEDAPLVSEAGTVFSSTYIRSCVDAGDVAAAAVALGRPHRLEGVVVRGDQRGRELGFPTANLLCHRYAAVPADGIYAARMMRRGQRHPLSAAVSIGTNPTFSGRERRVEAYALDFDGDLYGERLALDFVSRLRGQVRYDAIEPLVAQIAEDVAQTRRALG